The Mucilaginibacter yixingensis genome window below encodes:
- a CDS encoding glycosyltransferase family 2 protein: MFKISIVLCVYNEGTLIFNALRSLYQNQLFNNCEILIVDDCSNDTVTLRLLQLLQRFTRFKIISSPANLGLSNSRNLGFLNAKSEYVVPLDADDTLPPNTLDIIYQTFTDHPECDFIFGDYYVNETDEGTSTLISLNTHWESRNINIKRLLADWKLLGTSPCKKSTWKQAGGYSKKYSHSIQDVDFWLKVLANNLTGHYLNQPIYNWNKATSGMNATFDRINMLYLLEDHAEFYSKFQTKQYIYNKIFEGYYPYKNKHKLLNLGRRHFFYLSLLNKLRLVNFSLKSIIGK; encoded by the coding sequence ATGTTTAAAATTTCAATAGTGCTATGTGTATATAATGAAGGAACATTAATATTTAATGCGCTACGTTCTTTATACCAAAATCAACTATTTAACAATTGTGAAATTTTAATTGTCGACGATTGCTCGAACGATACGGTAACACTTCGCCTATTGCAGCTTTTACAAAGGTTTACACGTTTTAAAATCATATCAAGTCCCGCAAACCTTGGTCTGTCTAATTCAAGAAATCTTGGTTTTCTTAACGCCAAGAGTGAATATGTTGTACCTCTTGATGCAGATGACACTTTGCCGCCGAATACTTTAGATATTATCTATCAGACATTTACTGATCACCCAGAATGCGATTTCATTTTTGGCGACTATTATGTTAATGAAACAGATGAAGGCACTTCGACTCTTATCAGCTTAAATACACATTGGGAGAGCAGAAACATTAACATCAAAAGATTATTAGCTGATTGGAAATTATTGGGTACAAGCCCCTGCAAAAAAAGCACATGGAAACAAGCGGGCGGTTATTCTAAAAAATACTCGCATTCCATTCAGGATGTTGACTTCTGGCTTAAGGTACTAGCTAACAACTTAACCGGGCATTACTTAAACCAACCTATCTATAATTGGAATAAAGCCACATCGGGCATGAACGCCACGTTTGATAGAATAAACATGTTATACCTACTGGAGGATCATGCCGAATTTTATTCAAAATTTCAGACCAAACAATATATCTATAATAAAATATTTGAGGGTTACTATCCATATAAAAACAAGCACAAGCTTCTGAACCTCGGGCGGCGGCATTTTTTTTATCTGAGCTTATTGAATAAGCTTCGTTTGGTAAATTTTTCTTTAAAATCAATAATTGGAAAGTAG
- a CDS encoding glycosyltransferase family 2 protein, protein MESSPLISVIIPVFNAKAVIKNCLQSIISQTYKSFDVWFIDGASNDGTLDIIQAYIKEYDYIHLVSEPDHGIYDAMNKGIALSKGNWRYFLGSDDTFFNDHALANIALNIESTNAEVVYGNVIMRGKNQWNLDNVVFDGLYTLEKLIDRNICHQAIFYKDTVFQKNGNFDLTYPTSADFDFNMRCYANATFEYADVIVANFFVGGQSTQHNDERFHQHRGALMMKYFGRRIFTRPFINSRLYLQRAALSKNSPLNLWQRMYCLLACVKLKIQSLR, encoded by the coding sequence TTGGAAAGTAGCCCCTTAATCTCTGTAATTATACCCGTCTTTAATGCAAAAGCCGTAATAAAGAATTGCTTGCAAAGCATAATTAGCCAAACATACAAATCATTTGATGTTTGGTTTATTGACGGAGCATCTAATGATGGCACCCTAGACATCATTCAGGCATATATAAAAGAATACGATTACATCCATTTAGTCAGCGAGCCAGATCATGGCATCTATGATGCTATGAACAAAGGAATAGCTTTATCTAAAGGAAATTGGCGTTATTTTTTGGGCAGCGACGATACTTTTTTTAACGACCACGCACTAGCAAACATTGCCCTAAACATTGAGTCTACCAACGCAGAGGTTGTATATGGAAACGTTATTATGCGCGGAAAAAACCAGTGGAACCTGGACAACGTTGTTTTTGATGGTTTATATACATTAGAGAAACTTATAGACCGTAATATTTGTCATCAAGCTATTTTCTATAAGGACACCGTTTTTCAAAAAAACGGCAACTTTGATCTAACCTATCCAACCAGTGCTGATTTTGATTTTAACATGAGGTGTTATGCCAACGCCACCTTTGAGTATGCCGATGTTATTGTAGCCAATTTCTTTGTTGGCGGCCAAAGCACCCAACATAATGATGAGCGCTTTCATCAGCACCGCGGAGCGTTGATGATGAAATATTTTGGACGGCGTATTTTTACACGTCCGTTCATTAACTCGCGCTTGTACCTGCAACGCGCTGCTTTATCAAAAAACTCCCCACTCAATTTATGGCAGCGCATGTATTGTTTGCTGGCATGTGTTAAACTTAAAATTCAGTCTCTAAGATAA
- a CDS encoding glycosyltransferase family 2 protein, with translation MDTGLISVIMPAYNAEKYIETSIKSVIGQTYSNWELIIVDDGSTDRTALIIKEIQLIDKRIQYYYQDNGKQGKARNLGLKKSNGDYIAFLDADDLWTKDRLSAQMYVLNQNSHIDLIFSQGYLLNDTEVSNMDVIVKNCWNRSDLNTFISCNQIPVLSVLIKKKALDEANGFSELRQIQNAEDYHLWMSLLCLNKQFMSLSNRLFYYRIHPEQTTFNNQNLKDPLFSSYIDIFYRYNKIDIQKPIIDKIKWLVFDNTYYSQTVDVIVQYSKNVNHWLLTPVINITSRIKYLVFRRLLIKLLSALNRNYV, from the coding sequence ATGGATACAGGTCTAATTTCTGTTATCATGCCTGCCTATAACGCAGAGAAGTATATAGAGACAAGTATTAAAAGTGTTATTGGGCAAACTTATTCCAACTGGGAGCTGATAATAGTTGATGATGGTTCTACAGATAGAACAGCCTTGATAATAAAAGAAATACAGCTGATAGATAAACGGATTCAATACTATTACCAGGATAATGGCAAACAAGGAAAAGCGCGAAACCTGGGCTTAAAAAAAAGTAATGGAGATTACATCGCTTTTTTAGATGCCGATGATCTTTGGACCAAAGATAGATTGTCTGCCCAGATGTACGTTTTAAACCAAAACAGTCATATTGATTTGATATTTTCTCAAGGCTATCTGCTTAATGATACAGAGGTTTCAAATATGGACGTGATTGTAAAAAACTGTTGGAACCGTTCAGACTTAAATACCTTTATCTCTTGTAACCAAATTCCTGTCCTCTCAGTGCTCATAAAAAAAAAAGCACTGGATGAAGCTAATGGCTTCAGTGAATTACGGCAGATTCAAAATGCAGAAGATTATCATCTATGGATGTCGTTATTATGCTTGAATAAACAATTCATGTCACTATCCAATCGACTGTTTTATTACAGAATTCATCCGGAACAAACCACTTTCAATAACCAGAATTTAAAAGACCCTTTATTTAGTTCATACATTGATATCTTTTACCGCTACAATAAAATAGATATACAGAAACCTATTATCGATAAGATTAAGTGGCTTGTTTTTGATAATACTTATTACAGTCAAACCGTTGATGTTATAGTACAATATTCAAAAAACGTAAATCATTGGCTATTGACGCCTGTAATTAATATCACTTCACGTATAAAGTACCTGGTTTTTAGAAGACTGCTCATAAAACTCCTTTCGGCGCTTAATCGTAACTATGTTTAA
- the asnB gene encoding asparagine synthase (glutamine-hydrolyzing), with the protein MCRIAGIISDKLSEDELNQRVAAMCHILARGGPDDEGFYYDASVGLAFGHRRLSIIDLTNNGHQPMSDANAQTWITFNGEIYNYLELKAQLVALGATFYSKTDTEVIIQAYRHWGTAAFGKLRGMFAFALYDSEKELTWLVRDTTGIKPLYYYRGDGDLYFASEVKALNSCGLTLKTDKDWSIRFLAYGHIPEPYTTYENVFSLPKGHYLCWNHRLKSFTINKFPAELQQSASITGKKEAEERLSQALDIAVKRQLTSDAPIGIFLSGGIDSSLVTLLAAKYSHQLQTVSIYFDDAQYNERKYQQIIQQQVSAQHYQHLVKQQDFTTHFDEILADMDLPTTDGINSWFISKYARQSGLKAVLSGVGADEQFGGYPSFQRIMIMPYLRAIPDFFRKILAASNDKLKRLELLSYKHPVAEYLFLRGLFTPSEIAAVLSKPLTVVTGVLFSDKMDLHGVTGKNKAAWYETHMYMQNQLLRDTDVMSMAHGLEVRVPFLDEDVQKLIGNIAPGIKFSNKPTKKLLIKSFSQLLPKAIWNRPKMGFSFPLQTWMQEHPEIGSAEFYKNPASKRLINGFHSNKVHWSKAFALYQIRVKQPQSEILHQKVLYLTLSTFSTTGGVQKMGRTMGYALQQIARRSNWDYKFWSGYDKDCQLNAVYTDQQNFKGFGKHRALFAAEAVREGIQSDTVILSHINLAMIGCLIKKVSPKTKVFLIAHGIEIWRPLSGYKRKILTACDGILCVSNFTRDKVIKSHQIPAEKCMVLNNALDPLLKLPQQLDRPAYLLERYGLNVHDKIVFTLTRLASTEQYKGYEQVIKAVARLKNEFTNLKYVLAGQYDEREEARIRDLIAQYDVNDQIIMTGFINDAELEDHFLLADLFVLPSRKEGFGIVFIEAMACGLPVICGNSDGSVDAIKNGELGTAINVDNLDELTKTISHALSKPTDIAQRLALQQKCKTYFNVDSYSDRLEDLLRNKQQAA; encoded by the coding sequence ATGTGCAGAATAGCGGGAATAATTTCTGATAAGTTATCTGAAGATGAACTAAATCAGCGGGTGGCTGCCATGTGCCACATACTGGCGCGTGGTGGGCCGGATGATGAGGGTTTTTATTATGATGCCAGTGTTGGACTGGCTTTCGGACACCGTCGGCTGTCAATCATCGATCTGACCAACAACGGCCACCAACCCATGAGCGATGCAAACGCGCAAACATGGATAACCTTTAATGGCGAAATCTATAATTATCTGGAATTAAAGGCCCAGCTGGTAGCTCTTGGCGCAACCTTCTACTCGAAAACTGATACGGAGGTAATCATTCAGGCTTACAGGCACTGGGGAACGGCTGCATTTGGAAAACTGAGGGGCATGTTTGCTTTTGCACTGTACGACAGCGAAAAAGAGCTCACCTGGCTGGTTAGGGATACTACCGGTATTAAACCACTGTACTATTACAGGGGCGACGGAGATCTTTATTTTGCTTCTGAAGTTAAAGCATTAAACAGCTGCGGTTTAACGTTAAAAACAGACAAGGATTGGAGTATTCGGTTTCTGGCTTATGGACATATACCAGAACCCTACACCACTTATGAAAACGTTTTTAGCCTGCCCAAAGGGCACTATTTGTGTTGGAACCACCGCTTAAAAAGTTTTACAATCAATAAATTCCCTGCTGAATTGCAGCAATCGGCATCCATTACCGGCAAAAAGGAGGCAGAGGAGCGGCTAAGCCAGGCCCTGGATATAGCAGTAAAACGCCAGCTTACGTCAGACGCACCCATTGGCATTTTTCTAAGTGGCGGCATAGATTCTAGTTTGGTTACACTCTTAGCGGCCAAGTATAGCCACCAGTTGCAAACGGTATCTATATATTTTGATGATGCACAATATAATGAGCGTAAATACCAGCAAATCATTCAGCAGCAGGTATCGGCACAACATTATCAACACCTGGTAAAACAGCAGGATTTTACAACCCATTTCGATGAAATATTGGCCGATATGGACCTGCCTACTACCGATGGTATCAACAGCTGGTTTATCAGCAAATATGCGCGCCAGAGTGGTTTGAAAGCTGTTCTTTCTGGTGTGGGAGCGGATGAGCAATTTGGCGGATATCCATCGTTCCAGCGCATAATGATAATGCCATATTTACGTGCGATACCTGATTTTTTTCGTAAAATTCTAGCAGCGAGTAATGACAAACTAAAACGCTTAGAATTGTTATCATACAAGCATCCGGTTGCTGAGTACTTGTTTTTAAGAGGGTTATTTACCCCTTCTGAAATTGCGGCAGTATTAAGCAAACCGTTAACGGTTGTGACCGGAGTTTTATTTAGCGACAAGATGGACTTGCATGGCGTCACTGGAAAAAACAAAGCAGCGTGGTATGAAACCCATATGTATATGCAAAACCAGTTATTACGCGATACAGACGTAATGAGCATGGCGCATGGGTTGGAGGTGAGGGTGCCGTTCTTAGACGAAGACGTGCAAAAATTAATTGGCAATATTGCACCAGGCATAAAATTCAGTAATAAGCCAACTAAAAAGTTATTAATTAAATCATTTAGTCAGCTGCTGCCAAAAGCTATCTGGAACCGGCCCAAGATGGGATTTTCTTTTCCATTACAAACATGGATGCAAGAGCACCCTGAAATTGGCAGTGCTGAGTTCTATAAAAACCCGGCATCTAAACGCCTTATTAATGGTTTCCATTCCAACAAAGTACATTGGTCCAAAGCCTTTGCGCTATACCAGATCAGGGTAAAACAGCCACAATCAGAAATATTGCATCAAAAAGTGTTATACCTCACGCTCAGTACCTTCAGCACTACCGGCGGCGTACAGAAAATGGGGCGGACAATGGGTTATGCACTACAGCAAATAGCCCGACGTAGTAATTGGGATTATAAATTCTGGTCTGGCTATGATAAAGACTGCCAATTAAACGCAGTTTATACTGATCAGCAAAACTTTAAGGGATTTGGCAAACACCGCGCGTTGTTTGCCGCTGAAGCCGTACGCGAGGGTATACAATCTGACACTGTTATACTAAGTCACATTAATCTGGCTATGATTGGCTGTCTGATCAAAAAGGTGAGTCCGAAAACGAAAGTTTTTCTAATCGCGCACGGTATCGAAATATGGCGGCCGCTATCAGGATACAAAAGAAAAATTTTAACGGCCTGCGACGGCATATTATGCGTAAGCAATTTTACCCGGGATAAGGTTATTAAATCACATCAAATACCGGCAGAAAAATGTATGGTGTTAAACAATGCGCTTGATCCACTTCTTAAACTGCCGCAGCAACTTGATCGCCCGGCTTATTTGTTAGAGCGATATGGCTTAAATGTGCACGATAAGATCGTTTTCACCCTTACTCGCTTAGCCTCAACCGAACAATATAAGGGGTATGAACAAGTAATTAAAGCAGTAGCCCGGCTTAAAAATGAATTCACAAACCTCAAATATGTATTAGCGGGCCAGTATGACGAGCGAGAAGAAGCACGCATACGCGATTTAATTGCTCAGTATGACGTCAACGATCAGATTATTATGACGGGATTTATCAATGACGCCGAGCTGGAGGATCATTTTCTATTGGCCGACCTATTTGTTTTGCCAAGCCGCAAAGAAGGTTTTGGAATTGTATTTATAGAAGCCATGGCATGCGGCCTCCCTGTAATTTGCGGAAATAGCGACGGAAGTGTAGACGCCATTAAAAATGGAGAGTTGGGTACCGCAATTAACGTGGACAATTTAGATGAGCTTACTAAAACAATAAGCCATGCACTTAGCAAGCCGACCGATATAGCCCAAAGACTTGCGTTGCAGCAAAAATGCAAAACATATTTTAATGTGGACAGCTACTCAGACCGATTAGAAGATTTATTAAGAAACAAGCAACAAGCCGCATAA
- a CDS encoding UpxY family transcription antiterminator gives MMMRSENGGMLESGLELSNGREILGETIQTEKWYPVYTHPRAEKKAYLALTQKGINTYLPLHKQLKQWSDRKKIVEEPLIKSYLFVKISPQQQAEVLMTKGIARFLYFSGKIATMPDRQIDDLKLLMVSAVEVEVTEENLVPGEKVKIKAGPLKGMLAEVVEYRSQRQLALRFEDMGCCIIIHVAASYISRI, from the coding sequence ATGATGATGAGAAGCGAAAATGGTGGGATGTTAGAAAGTGGTTTAGAATTAAGTAACGGCAGAGAGATCTTGGGCGAGACTATACAAACAGAAAAATGGTATCCGGTTTATACCCATCCGCGTGCCGAAAAAAAAGCATATTTGGCACTAACTCAAAAGGGAATAAACACCTACCTGCCTCTGCACAAGCAACTTAAACAATGGAGTGACCGTAAAAAGATAGTTGAAGAACCCCTTATCAAATCATACCTGTTTGTAAAAATCTCTCCCCAGCAGCAAGCTGAGGTGCTGATGACAAAGGGGATAGCCAGATTCTTATACTTCTCAGGAAAAATAGCCACCATGCCAGATCGACAAATAGATGACCTGAAACTACTCATGGTCAGTGCGGTTGAGGTGGAGGTAACAGAAGAGAATCTGGTGCCGGGGGAAAAAGTTAAAATTAAAGCCGGACCATTAAAAGGAATGCTGGCAGAAGTAGTTGAATACCGATCGCAAAGGCAACTGGCCCTGCGCTTTGAAGATATGGGTTGCTGCATTATTATACATGTGGCAGCCTCTTATATTAGCCGCATTTAA
- a CDS encoding tyrosine-protein kinase family protein, whose protein sequence is MQETEKLQKKLPNQEVDYFKIGKILLSRWYWIAGTVLTALAISNIYLWYTPKLYQTSSLIKFEDKKPDITDLASPASSNSSTAIRIQSELFVLQSSQLLLRAIKDLDYQVSFYIAGRVRTTETYPQKPLDIQFLRYDSLNLFRDLIAFKAHDNNQFNLTYKIAGKNVSRVYAYNTPITIGPTTFSIKNPGGINPNSVFQFKFNLPEDFLGRARGGFHAGEISKYSNIISLSETDSNPQFAADILNAIMTEYLKYDLEQKTKSASQIIDFIDKQLAFLSSEVKGSERSLQEYQQKNRIVDISNASTSVLEKARKIETDQELLKMQLFAIDQLKDQLLKEKDNVNLNFNLSGTVDPMLSQIISNFNNLLNEKNSLLKIYNANAQPVADINRQILVIKNAAINNVNSSRNIVQKNLDYQNKLAAQVEQQMASLPVSERSMVGLQRNYEINEKVYSFLSEKKLDAQISNSAILPGASIVERAQPNYGPVSPNEHDVNRMALIIGLVSGLGIIILIRLLNPYIYDKETVESLTTIPIIGVIRKFPADLDEDNSQLLALTKPRSLFAESVRSVRTNLSFLASEKDHKVICITSEIAGEGKSFVAVNISSTLALISKKVILIGADLRRSKLHRTFHANNDNGLSNYLASQCHLEDILHQSEIENLDFITSGPVPPNPSELLHNVRMRELIDDLKKTYDFIVIDTAPIGLVSDSIPLIRMSDINVFVIRSGKSKYYSATIPQRMAQEYHLDNTVIVLNAFAEDLLHSRYYTTRITGDGYGNRYYYYSDYSGYSGSGYYIDDDEKRKWWDVRKWFRIK, encoded by the coding sequence ATGCAGGAGACAGAGAAGCTTCAGAAAAAGTTACCTAACCAGGAGGTTGATTACTTTAAAATAGGCAAAATATTATTAAGCCGCTGGTATTGGATTGCCGGTACTGTGCTTACTGCACTTGCCATATCTAATATTTATTTGTGGTATACCCCAAAGCTGTATCAAACATCCTCGTTAATAAAGTTTGAAGATAAAAAACCAGATATTACAGATCTGGCCAGTCCGGCATCAAGCAACTCATCAACCGCTATCAGAATACAAAGCGAACTATTTGTATTACAAAGCAGCCAATTGTTGTTAAGAGCCATAAAAGATCTGGATTACCAGGTTAGCTTTTATATTGCAGGACGGGTACGTACTACCGAAACTTATCCGCAAAAACCGCTCGACATACAATTTTTACGGTATGATAGTCTAAATCTTTTCCGTGATTTGATTGCGTTTAAGGCTCATGACAATAACCAATTTAATCTGACCTACAAAATTGCTGGGAAAAACGTAAGCCGGGTATATGCATACAATACCCCTATTACCATCGGTCCTACTACTTTCTCTATAAAAAACCCGGGCGGCATTAACCCCAATAGTGTTTTTCAATTTAAATTTAATCTCCCCGAAGATTTTCTGGGGCGTGCCCGCGGGGGCTTTCATGCCGGCGAAATATCTAAATATTCAAACATTATCAGCTTGTCTGAAACGGATTCAAACCCTCAGTTTGCGGCCGACATACTGAACGCGATAATGACCGAGTATTTAAAGTATGACTTGGAGCAAAAAACCAAATCGGCGTCGCAGATCATTGATTTTATTGATAAACAACTTGCTTTTTTATCAAGCGAGGTAAAAGGGTCTGAACGCTCCTTACAGGAGTATCAACAAAAAAACAGAATAGTAGATATATCTAATGCCTCAACATCTGTTCTTGAGAAAGCAAGAAAAATTGAGACCGATCAGGAATTGTTGAAAATGCAATTGTTTGCCATAGATCAGCTCAAAGATCAGCTACTTAAAGAAAAAGATAACGTTAATCTCAACTTTAACTTATCGGGGACGGTTGATCCGATGTTGTCTCAAATTATCTCCAACTTCAACAATTTACTAAATGAGAAAAACTCATTATTAAAAATTTACAATGCCAACGCGCAGCCTGTTGCCGACATCAATCGACAGATACTTGTTATTAAAAACGCTGCCATAAACAACGTAAATAGTTCGCGTAACATCGTTCAGAAAAACCTTGATTATCAGAACAAATTAGCCGCTCAGGTTGAGCAGCAAATGGCCTCATTGCCCGTATCTGAGCGTAGTATGGTGGGGCTGCAACGCAATTATGAAATTAATGAGAAGGTTTACTCTTTCTTATCTGAAAAAAAGCTTGATGCACAGATCAGTAACTCGGCTATTTTGCCCGGCGCAAGCATAGTAGAGCGCGCACAGCCCAATTATGGGCCGGTATCACCAAATGAGCACGATGTTAATCGTATGGCGTTAATTATTGGCCTGGTGTCTGGTTTGGGTATTATTATTCTTATCCGGCTACTTAACCCTTACATCTACGATAAAGAAACGGTTGAAAGTTTAACTACCATCCCGATTATTGGTGTTATACGGAAGTTCCCGGCAGATCTGGACGAGGATAACTCTCAATTACTGGCGCTTACCAAACCCCGGTCATTGTTTGCCGAATCTGTGCGCTCAGTTCGTACAAACCTTAGTTTTCTAGCGTCAGAAAAAGACCACAAAGTAATCTGTATCACATCAGAGATCGCTGGCGAGGGAAAGTCATTTGTTGCTGTAAACATCTCAAGCACATTAGCACTAATCAGCAAAAAAGTAATATTGATTGGGGCTGATTTACGCCGCTCAAAGTTACATCGTACATTCCATGCAAATAATGATAACGGATTGAGTAATTATCTGGCCAGCCAATGCCATCTGGAAGATATTTTGCATCAGTCAGAAATTGAAAACCTGGATTTTATCACCTCCGGGCCGGTGCCCCCCAATCCATCGGAATTGCTGCACAATGTGCGCATGCGCGAACTTATTGACGATTTGAAAAAAACCTATGATTTTATTGTTATAGATACTGCGCCTATTGGTTTGGTGTCAGACTCTATTCCACTTATCAGGATGAGCGATATCAACGTTTTTGTAATACGCTCGGGCAAATCCAAATATTACTCGGCTACGATACCACAACGCATGGCCCAGGAATATCATTTGGATAATACTGTAATTGTACTTAATGCTTTTGCCGAAGATTTGCTACATTCAAGATATTACACCACCAGGATTACCGGTGATGGTTATGGCAACCGATACTATTATTATTCTGACTACTCAGGATACTCCGGCTCCGGTTACTATATTGATGATGATGAGAAGCGAAAATGGTGGGATGTTAGAAAGTGGTTTAGAATTAAGTAA
- a CDS encoding polysaccharide ABC transporter ATP-binding protein, protein MATVIKVDNLSKAYQLGYFGTGTLSNDLKRYWAKTLGKEDPFLKIGEINDRSTKGESDIVWSLKDINFEIEQGDAVGIIGRNGAGKSTLLKILSRITAPTTGSVKIKGRVSSLLEVGTGFHAELSGRENIYLNGAILGMRKKEIDRRFDEIVDFSGVERYIDTPVKRYSSGMYVRLAFAVAAHLESEILIVDEVLAVGDAEFQKKCLGKMNDVTRGQGRTVLFVSHNMGSIQQLCTKGLLLQHGLVKNSGVLKPVITDYLSGNVNNSYFESDEDNTYFKRVAFKDDDGNRAAAFVYNKNINIAFKLRMIETVADLTLSFILKNQYEDNLTSHHFLLTGNKNDEINIEAVIPAGFILPGNYKLEAVLHIPNVLFIEKLPFYLDFRIDDSGSIHSSYVQNNLGHMALPVKWAKV, encoded by the coding sequence ATGGCTACGGTAATTAAGGTAGACAATCTATCTAAGGCATATCAACTGGGATACTTCGGTACCGGTACCCTTTCTAACGATTTGAAACGGTATTGGGCAAAAACTCTTGGAAAGGAAGATCCGTTTTTAAAGATAGGTGAAATAAATGATCGCAGTACAAAAGGCGAAAGTGACATCGTCTGGAGCCTAAAAGATATCAACTTTGAGATTGAGCAGGGTGATGCAGTTGGCATAATAGGCCGTAATGGCGCAGGCAAAAGCACGTTATTGAAAATACTAAGCAGAATTACAGCACCCACTACCGGTTCCGTAAAAATAAAAGGCCGGGTGTCAAGTTTGCTAGAGGTTGGAACCGGCTTTCATGCCGAATTAAGCGGTAGGGAAAACATCTATCTGAATGGTGCCATATTAGGCATGCGAAAAAAAGAAATAGATCGACGCTTTGATGAAATTGTAGATTTCTCTGGCGTGGAACGTTACATTGACACCCCCGTAAAACGATACTCTTCTGGTATGTACGTGCGATTGGCGTTTGCTGTAGCCGCTCATCTGGAATCTGAAATACTAATAGTAGACGAAGTACTAGCCGTAGGCGACGCAGAATTCCAGAAAAAGTGCTTGGGAAAAATGAACGACGTAACTCGCGGACAAGGGCGAACAGTGTTGTTTGTTAGTCATAATATGGGCTCTATACAACAATTGTGCACAAAGGGCCTATTATTACAGCATGGGCTGGTTAAAAACTCCGGCGTTCTAAAACCAGTAATTACAGATTACCTTTCGGGGAATGTTAATAATAGTTATTTCGAATCGGATGAGGATAATACCTACTTTAAAAGGGTTGCATTTAAAGATGACGATGGAAATCGTGCTGCTGCATTCGTTTACAACAAGAATATCAATATTGCTTTCAAATTGCGGATGATAGAAACGGTTGCCGACCTTACCCTGAGTTTCATCCTGAAAAATCAATATGAGGATAATTTAACCAGCCATCATTTTTTATTGACTGGCAACAAAAATGATGAAATTAATATTGAGGCTGTTATTCCAGCTGGATTCATCTTACCTGGCAACTACAAACTGGAAGCCGTTTTACATATACCCAACGTGCTTTTCATAGAAAAACTACCCTTTTATCTTGATTTCAGGATAGATGATTCGGGAAGCATACATTCATCATATGTACAAAATAATTTAGGCCACATGGCATTACCTGTAAAGTGGGCAAAGGTTTAG
- a CDS encoding alpha-1,2-fucosyltransferase yields MSKNKKVYFDLSFLNKYNLTTTNFTARNYELSIFSNIKQRFANSIIIKLIKENHLIYRALKKYLLDIHIIYEEVNANELPSYHIVYMEGYFQDERYFKNIRIELLKKFKFPELSGDGRSFADRIKTTENAVSIHVRHGDYLHPITSAFHGVLSVQYYQEAIKIVSDQIAQPQYFVFSDDPDWCKTNLAFVKNSILVSEKNLQNWEEMYLMSLCKHNIIANSSFSWWGAWLNTNNDKIIVAPKNWFADQPSSIIPPEWIQV; encoded by the coding sequence TTGAGTAAAAACAAAAAAGTTTATTTTGACCTTTCTTTCTTAAACAAATACAACTTAACCACCACCAACTTTACAGCTCGCAATTATGAGTTAAGTATCTTCAGCAATATCAAGCAAAGATTTGCCAATAGTATCATCATTAAACTGATCAAAGAAAACCATCTTATTTATAGAGCCTTAAAGAAGTATCTTCTTGATATACATATTATTTATGAGGAGGTAAATGCAAATGAATTGCCTTCTTATCATATTGTGTATATGGAGGGCTACTTTCAGGATGAACGATATTTTAAAAATATCCGAATAGAGCTTTTAAAAAAGTTTAAGTTTCCTGAACTATCGGGCGACGGCCGGTCATTTGCCGATCGTATAAAAACTACCGAAAACGCCGTAAGCATACATGTAAGACATGGCGATTACTTACACCCAATCACAAGCGCTTTTCACGGAGTGCTGTCTGTACAATACTATCAGGAAGCGATAAAGATTGTTTCTGACCAGATAGCGCAACCGCAATATTTTGTTTTTTCTGACGACCCGGACTGGTGTAAAACTAATCTTGCCTTTGTTAAAAACTCAATTCTGGTTTCAGAGAAAAATCTGCAGAACTGGGAAGAGATGTATCTAATGAGCCTTTGCAAGCATAATATTATTGCCAATAGCAGTTTTAGCTGGTGGGGAGCCTGGCTTAATACCAATAATGATAAGATCATCGTCGCCCCAAAAAACTGGTTTGCAGATCAACCAAGCAGTATTATACCACCTGAATGGATACAGGTCTAA